From Clostridium sp. SY8519:
AACCCAATGGAAATACCGGAAAAGGCGGCCGGATCAACCGGCCGCCTGCCAAATGCATGTTATTGTATCTGCTGTTTACTCTGGTTTGTATTCATCAAAATCATACGCAATCACTCCGAAGGGGGTCTCCTGCTCACGAAGCGCAATGGATTTGGACATTGCTTTGATCTCATCCGCGCTTACGCTGCGTCCCAGCTCGCTGGAAAGAACCACACCTTCCGACAGGAAAGCCGTCTGCATCGCAATGTACGGGGAATCAATTCTGGTCTCATCGGTCAGCTCGCCGCGCAGGTAGGAGTACCACTGCAGCTGGTTGTCATTGTATTTTTCCATTTCCGGATTCAGGGCAAGCTCCTGCATACCGGTGATATCGCCGATCGCGCAGTCTAACTTGTTGTCAAACAGCACGCCGTCTGCATCTACGCCGAACCACTCCAGCTTCGGGTTCTGCAGCGCGCCGCCGCCGATGATGGAGCCGCCGTCCGGAACCGCCAGCGGACCGCCTGTGGTGTCCACGTCGGTGAATTTAAGTCCGCCCAGGGAACCGGCAATGAAGCTGCTGCCGATCTCATCCATGTGCATTGCCCAGTCTTCGTAGATATCCATGGAAATGCCGCCTTTGAAGCGTGCCATGCCGACGCCCAGGTCCTCGATCGGGGTGTGGCAGTTCACTGCGTCATCAATGCGCCGGTCTCTCCAGTAAGAGCAGCTCTGCACGCCGTATACGCTCTCCAGCTCCGGCATCCCCAGCACATAAAGCATCTGTGCCAGATGGTAAATGCCCAGGTCAAACAGGGGACCGTGCACACCAATCCGCGGATCGATAAAGTCATGGCTGAAGAAGGGCATATCATAGCCCGGACGGCCCTGACGTCTGTGCCCCACACTTCTCACATGGTAGATGTCTCCCAGTTTGCCTTCCGCGATCATCTTTTTCGCGATACGGGTCTGGGGATTGTAGATGGAGCTGATCTGTACCGCCAGCTTCTGGCCGTATTTCTCCTGTGCGTCATAGAGGATCTTTGCGTCTGCGTAGCTTGCGGCCATGGGCTTCTCTGAATAGCAGGGATAGCCTGCAGCCATTACAGCAGTGGCAACTGAAGTATGCAGGTTGTTGTGTACGCATACCTCTACCTCGTCGATGTCGTCCCGTTTCAGCATCTCACGGAAATCTGTATAAAGTCTGTCTTCGGCAAGGCCGTACTTCTGTCCGAAGGCCTCTACACGTTCTTTTACAATATCGCAAGCCGCTACGACTGTCAAGTTCTGGCCTCTTTTTTTCAGGTTATTGATTACGGTCATATGACGCTCGGAAATCATTCCGGTTCCGATAATGGCAATTCTTATTTCTTTCATACTGTTTCCTTTCTTGCTGTTCTGCACATCCCTCTGCGGGCACTGTATTTTTCTCTGTTACCAGCCCAGGATCTTCAGGTATTCCCGGCTTCTTCTCGCGCACTCCAGCGGATCTGTCTCGTAGTGTTCATCCTGTTCCACTACCGCCCACCGGGTGTTTGCCT
This genomic window contains:
- a CDS encoding Gfo/Idh/MocA family oxidoreductase → MKEIRIAIIGTGMISERHMTVINNLKKRGQNLTVVAACDIVKERVEAFGQKYGLAEDRLYTDFREMLKRDDIDEVEVCVHNNLHTSVATAVMAAGYPCYSEKPMAASYADAKILYDAQEKYGQKLAVQISSIYNPQTRIAKKMIAEGKLGDIYHVRSVGHRRQGRPGYDMPFFSHDFIDPRIGVHGPLFDLGIYHLAQMLYVLGMPELESVYGVQSCSYWRDRRIDDAVNCHTPIEDLGVGMARFKGGISMDIYEDWAMHMDEIGSSFIAGSLGGLKFTDVDTTGGPLAVPDGGSIIGGGALQNPKLEWFGVDADGVLFDNKLDCAIGDITGMQELALNPEMEKYNDNQLQWYSYLRGELTDETRIDSPYIAMQTAFLSEGVVLSSELGRSVSADEIKAMSKSIALREQETPFGVIAYDFDEYKPE